In Candidatus Pantoea floridensis, the genomic window TATCGTTAAAGCTTATTCAACCCGCGTAGGTGCAGGTCCATTCCCGACCGAACTGTTTGACGAAACGGGTGAGTTCCTGTGTGCGCAAGGCCACGAGTTTGGCGCGACAACCGGTCGTCGTCGTCGTACCGGCTGGCTGGATGCGGTTGCCGTTCGCCGCGCAGTGCAGATCAACTCATTGTCTGGTTTCTGCATGACCAAACTGGACGTGCTGGATGGGCTGAAAGAAGTAAAAATCTGCGTAGCTTATCGCATGCCTGATGGCCGCGAAATGACCACCACGCCGCTGGCCGCTGAAGGCTGGGAAGGCATTGAGCCGATCTATGAAACGATGCCAGGCTGGAGCGAAACGACATTTGGCGTGAAGACGCTGGAAGGTCTGCCGCAGGCTGCACGTGACTACATTAAACGTGTAGAAGAAGTCACCGGTGTGCCGATTGATATTATTTCTACCGGCCCAGACCGTAGTGAGACGATGATTCTGCGCGATCCATTCGACGCATAATCTCTCAAGGCCGGGTATCGCCCGGCCTTTGTATTTCTAATCTTTGACTCCACTCACTCTATTTTTTCTTGCAAATATCGATACTTGCCGGAAAAAAACGCACCGGCCACCACGCTCTGGTTTATCATCATACTTAAACATCACGCCGACCGGCGCATAGTCATAACGACCGATGATTCACTGAGGTATATGTGCAGCTAACAAGTTTTACCGATTATGGTTTGCGTGCGCTGATTTATATGGCGACGTTACCGGAAGGTAAGCAGACCAACATTACCGAAGTCACCGATACCTACGGGGTGTCGCGTAACCATATGGTCAAAATCATCAATCAACTCAGCCGGGCTGGCTTTGTCGCCGCAACACGCGGTAAAAACGGCGGAATTCGTTTAGGCATGAACCCGGAAAAAATCGTGATTGGCGAAGTGGTGCGAAAAATGGAGCCACTGCAGCTCGTGAACTGCAACGAGTGTGTCATCACGCCAGCTTGTCGTTTGCGTAAAGCATTGCACGATGCGGTCCAGTTATTCCTCAAGGAGCTGGATAAATATACGCTGGCCGATTTGGTCAAAGATAACGATGCGCTGTACCAACTTTTATTGTCCGAACCGCCGGTGGCAATCCAAATTAAATGACATCGGAGGAACCGTAATGTCAAAAGATCCTTTTCAGGATAGAGAAGCTGAAAAATACGAAAACCCTATTCCCAGCCGTGAATTCATTCTGGCGCTGTTAGAGAAACGGGAAAAACCGACCAGCCGCGATGACATCGCGCAGGAACTGAATATCACCAGCGAAGAGCAGCTGGAAGCGCTGCGCCGTCGTCTACGTGCCATGGAGCGCGATGGTCAGTTGGTGTTTACTCGCCGTCAATGTTACGCCCTGCCAGAACGTCTCGATCTCATTCGCGGTAAAGTGATTGGCCACCGCGATGGCTATGGCTTCCTGCGCGTGGAGGGACAGAAAGATGATTTCTATCTCTCTGCCGAACAGATGAAATTCTGCCTGCATGGCGACGTTATTCTGGCACAGCCGGGCAGCGCCGATCGTAAAGGTCGTCGTGAAGCACGTGTGGTACGCGTTCTCGAGCCGCGCAACAGCCAAATTGTTGGTCGCTACTTCACCGATGCGGGCACGGGATTTGTGGTGCCTGATGACAGCCGTCTGAGCTTCGACATCCTGATCCCACAAGAAGAAACGCTCAACGCGCGCATGGGTTCAGTGGTGGTGGTTGAGATCACGCAACGCGCCACGCGTCGCAGCAAAGCGCTCGGTAAAATTACCGAGCTGCTCGGCGATGATATGGGTACCAGCCTTGCCGTGGATATGGCGGTGCGCACCCATGAAATTCCGCACAGCTGGCCGGAAGAAGTGGAAAAGCAGATCGCCAGGCTGAAAGAAGAAGTACCGGAAGAGGCGAAGAAAGGGCGCGTTGATTTGCGTAACCTGCCGCTGGTCACCATTGATGGTGAAGATGCGCGCGACTTTGATGACGCTGTTTTCTGCGAGAAGAAGCGCGGTGGTGGCTGGCGTTTGTGGGTAGCGATTGCCGATGTGAGCTATTACGTCCGTCCCGGCACGCCGCTCGATGATGAAGCGCATCAGCGCGGCACGTCCGTCTATTTCCCGTCGCAGGTTATTCCAATGCTGCCGGAGATTCTCTCCAACGGCTTGTGCTCGCTGAATCCACAGGTTGATCGTCTGTGCATGGTGTGCGAGATGACCATCTCCTCCAGCGGCAAACTCACCGGCTTCAAACACTATGAAGCGGTGATGAACTCCCACGCGCGACTGACCTACAACAAAGTGTGGAACATTCTGCAAGGTGATGCCGATCTGCGTGAACAATACGCGGCGCAGGTGCCCCATCTGCATGAATTGCACAACATGTATCAGGTGCTGGAAACCGCGCGTGAGCAGCGTGGCGGCATTTCGTTTGAGACCGATGAAGCCAAGTTTATCTTCAACGCCGAGCGTCGCATTGAGCGCGTGGAGCGCACTTCACGCAACGATGCGCACAAGCTGATTGAAGAGTGCATGATTCTCGCCAACATTGCCTCAGCGCGTTTTGTTGAGAAAAATGAAGAGCCTGCACTGTTCCGCGATCACGATCGTCCAAGCGAAGACAGCATCAAAAGTTTCCGCACCGTACTCAACGAACTGGGCTTAAGCCTGCCGGGCGGTGCCAAGCCGCACCCGACTGATTATGCCGACCTGCTGAAGCAAGTGGCCGATCGTCCAGATGCAGAAATGCTTCAAACCATGCTGCTGCGTTCAATGAAGCAGGCAGTTTATGACCCGGAAAACCGTGGTCACTTCGGTCTGGCGCTGGCGTCTTATGCGCACTTTACCTCACCGATTCGCCGCTATCCCGATTTGCTGCTGCATCGCGCCATCAAATATTTGCTGGCGAAAGAGCGGGGTGAAGTGGATGGCATCACCACGCCGACCGGCGGCTATCACTACGATATGCAGCAGATGCTGCAGCTTGGCCAACACTGTTCGATGACCGAGCGTCGTGCTGATGAAGCCACGCGCGATGTCGCCGATTGGCTGAAGTGTGATTTCATGCAGGATCAGGTCGGCAACGTGTTCAGCGGTGTGATCTCCAGCGTGACCGGTTTTGGTTTCTTCGTCCGTCTTAACGATCTGTTTATCGATGGCTTGGTGCACGTTTCGTCGCTGGATAACGACTATTATCGCTTCGATGCGGTAGGCCAGCGTCTGATTGGTGAATCCGGCGGTCGTACCTATCGTCTTGGCGATGCGGTTGAAGTGCGCGTTGATGCGGTGCATATGGACGAGCGTAAAATCGACTTCGCGCTGATCTCCAGCAAGCGTGTACCGCGCGGTGAAGGCAAAACCGAGCGCGAGCGTGAGAAACGCGGCGGCAAGCCACCGGCCAAACGCCGTCGTGACGCCGGTAAGAAGGGGACTTTTGAACCTGATTCAGCGTTCCGCGGCGAGAAGAAAAAGCCTGCGGCTGCTGAAAAACCGGCTAAAACCGAGAAAAAAGGCAAAAAAGTCTCGGAGAAAACCCGTAAAATCGCCGCCGCCACTAAGTCCAGGCGCGCGTCGAAGAAGCAAACAGGCGAAGCCTGATTGTGTGGTCGCATTTGACGGCGACCTAACACACCAGCAACGTGTTTTCGTAGGGTGCGCATTTATGCGCACCTGAATAATGGCCGATCTCTTCATGATTCATCTCCAACCTTGAGCAAAGTAATGAGTGAAATAATTTTTGGTATTCATAGCGTGCAGGCGCTGCTGGAGCGCGATCCGCAGCGTTTTCAGGAAGTCTTTATCCTTAAAGGCCGCGAAGATCGTCGCCTGCAACCGCTGATCCTCGCACTGGAAGCTCAGGGTATTCCGGTACAGGTTGCCAATCGCCAATGGCTGGATAGCCAGGTTGAAGGCGGCGTACATCAGGGTATTGTGGCGCGCGTTAAGCCGGGCAAGCAGTACCAGGAAGGCGATCTGCCGGATCTGCTGCAGAGCCTGGAAAAGCCGTTCCTGCTGGTGCTGGATGGCGTTACCGACCCGCATAATCTCGGTGCTTGCCTGCGTAGCGCTGATGCCGCTGGCGTGCATGCGGTCATCGTGCCGAAAGACCGCGCAGCTCCGCTGAATGCCACGGCGAAAAAAGTGGCGAGCGGCGCGGCAGAAAACGTGCCTTTGATTCGCGTCACCAACCTGGCACGTACCCTGCGTTTGCTGCAGGAATACAACATTTGGGTAGTCGGCACCGCGGGTGAAGCCGATCATACCGTTTACCAAAGCAAAATGACTGGCCCGATGGCGCTGGTGATGGGGGCTGAAGGTGAAGGTATGCGTCGATTGACGCGTGAACATTGCGATGAGCTGATCAGCATCCCTATGGCAGGCAGCGTATCGTCACTGAACGTGTCAGTGGCCACTGGCGTATGTCTGTTCGAAGCCGTTCGTCAGCGTCAGGCGTGATCCCCGCCGCAAAAAAATTTTCAGGCCGGGCATAACTGCAAAACAGCGACATACTTATACCCTAAATAATTCGAGTTACAGGAAGGCGGCAAGTGCGTGAGTCCCCAGGAGCTTACATCAGTAAGTGACTGGGGTGAACACACGCAGCCAACGCACCTGTAGCTCGAAGTATGACGGGGATATTTATGATTTGGACCACTCACACCGTATTCAATCAACCCCATCCGCTCAGCAACAGTAACCTGTTTACGCGTGATATCGCCTTGTGTGAGGCGGTTGCACGCGAAGGTGCTAGCTGGGACCGTGAATGGCTGGCTTCAGTGGGCCTGCAACTGGGCAGCGCTGAAT contains:
- the nsrR gene encoding nitric oxide-sensing transcriptional repressor NsrR, with product MQLTSFTDYGLRALIYMATLPEGKQTNITEVTDTYGVSRNHMVKIINQLSRAGFVAATRGKNGGIRLGMNPEKIVIGEVVRKMEPLQLVNCNECVITPACRLRKALHDAVQLFLKELDKYTLADLVKDNDALYQLLLSEPPVAIQIK
- the rlmB gene encoding 23S rRNA (guanosine(2251)-2'-O)-methyltransferase RlmB, with product MSEIIFGIHSVQALLERDPQRFQEVFILKGREDRRLQPLILALEAQGIPVQVANRQWLDSQVEGGVHQGIVARVKPGKQYQEGDLPDLLQSLEKPFLLVLDGVTDPHNLGACLRSADAAGVHAVIVPKDRAAPLNATAKKVASGAAENVPLIRVTNLARTLRLLQEYNIWVVGTAGEADHTVYQSKMTGPMALVMGAEGEGMRRLTREHCDELISIPMAGSVSSLNVSVATGVCLFEAVRQRQA
- the rnr gene encoding ribonuclease R — translated: MSKDPFQDREAEKYENPIPSREFILALLEKREKPTSRDDIAQELNITSEEQLEALRRRLRAMERDGQLVFTRRQCYALPERLDLIRGKVIGHRDGYGFLRVEGQKDDFYLSAEQMKFCLHGDVILAQPGSADRKGRREARVVRVLEPRNSQIVGRYFTDAGTGFVVPDDSRLSFDILIPQEETLNARMGSVVVVEITQRATRRSKALGKITELLGDDMGTSLAVDMAVRTHEIPHSWPEEVEKQIARLKEEVPEEAKKGRVDLRNLPLVTIDGEDARDFDDAVFCEKKRGGGWRLWVAIADVSYYVRPGTPLDDEAHQRGTSVYFPSQVIPMLPEILSNGLCSLNPQVDRLCMVCEMTISSSGKLTGFKHYEAVMNSHARLTYNKVWNILQGDADLREQYAAQVPHLHELHNMYQVLETAREQRGGISFETDEAKFIFNAERRIERVERTSRNDAHKLIEECMILANIASARFVEKNEEPALFRDHDRPSEDSIKSFRTVLNELGLSLPGGAKPHPTDYADLLKQVADRPDAEMLQTMLLRSMKQAVYDPENRGHFGLALASYAHFTSPIRRYPDLLLHRAIKYLLAKERGEVDGITTPTGGYHYDMQQMLQLGQHCSMTERRADEATRDVADWLKCDFMQDQVGNVFSGVISSVTGFGFFVRLNDLFIDGLVHVSSLDNDYYRFDAVGQRLIGESGGRTYRLGDAVEVRVDAVHMDERKIDFALISSKRVPRGEGKTEREREKRGGKPPAKRRRDAGKKGTFEPDSAFRGEKKKPAAAEKPAKTEKKGKKVSEKTRKIAAATKSRRASKKQTGEA